A stretch of Streptomyces vietnamensis DNA encodes these proteins:
- a CDS encoding ArsA family ATPase, translated as MSRLQVVSGKGGTGKTTVAAALALALATEGKRTLLVEVEGRQGIAQVFETEALPYEERKIAVAPGGGEVYALAIDAERALLDYLQMFYKLGGAGRALKKLGAIDFATTIAPGVRDVLLTGKACEAVRRREKDGRPAYDHVVMDAPPTGRITRFLNVNDEVAGLARIGPIHNQAQAVMRVLKSPETAVHLVTLLEEMPVQETADGIAELRAAELPVGRVVVNMVRPHVLDEAAVRAASGDHRDAIARTLASVGVTGGAGLVEPLLDQAAEHARRVELERTQRAVLDGVGVPSYELPFLGDGADIAGLYRLAKELRKQGVGA; from the coding sequence GTGAGCAGGCTCCAGGTCGTCAGCGGCAAGGGCGGTACCGGTAAGACGACGGTCGCCGCCGCCCTCGCCCTCGCCCTCGCGACGGAGGGGAAGCGGACCCTCCTCGTCGAGGTCGAAGGCAGGCAGGGCATCGCACAGGTCTTCGAGACGGAAGCCCTTCCGTACGAGGAGCGCAAGATCGCCGTCGCGCCGGGCGGCGGCGAGGTGTACGCGCTGGCGATCGACGCCGAGCGCGCGCTCCTCGACTACCTCCAGATGTTCTACAAACTGGGCGGTGCGGGGCGGGCCCTGAAGAAGCTCGGCGCGATCGACTTCGCGACGACGATAGCGCCAGGCGTCCGGGACGTGCTGCTGACCGGCAAGGCCTGCGAGGCGGTCCGGCGGCGGGAGAAGGACGGCCGCCCCGCCTACGACCACGTGGTCATGGACGCGCCGCCCACCGGCCGCATCACCCGCTTCCTCAACGTGAACGACGAGGTCGCGGGCCTGGCCAGGATCGGCCCGATACACAACCAGGCGCAGGCCGTCATGCGGGTCCTCAAGTCCCCCGAGACGGCGGTGCACTTGGTGACCCTCCTGGAGGAGATGCCGGTCCAGGAGACCGCGGACGGCATCGCGGAGCTGAGGGCCGCCGAACTGCCGGTGGGCAGGGTCGTGGTGAACATGGTCCGCCCGCACGTCCTGGACGAGGCGGCGGTACGGGCCGCCTCCGGCGACCACAGGGACGCGATCGCGCGGACCCTGGCCTCCGTCGGCGTCACGGGCGGCGCGGGTCTCGTCGAGCCGCTCCTCGACCAGGCGGCCGAGCACGCGCGGCGGGTGGAGCTGGAGCGGACGCAGCGCGCGGTCCTGGACGGCGTCGGCGTCCCCTCGTACGAACTCCCCTTCCTCGGGGACGGGGCGGACATCGCCGGGCTCTACCGGCTGGCGAAGGAACTGCGAAAGCAAGGGGTGGGCGCATGA
- a CDS encoding RidA family protein, giving the protein MSGAVEARIAELGLTLPEVVPPLASYQPAVQSGVYVYTSGQLPMVAGKLPVTGKVGAEVTPEEAKQLAATCALNALAAVKSVAGDLDRIKRVVKVVGFVASAADFTGQPAVINGASELLGEILGEKGVHARSAVGVAVLPLDAPVEVEVQVELVEA; this is encoded by the coding sequence GTGAGCGGGGCCGTCGAGGCGCGGATCGCCGAGCTCGGCCTGACCCTGCCCGAGGTCGTGCCGCCGCTCGCGTCCTACCAGCCGGCCGTGCAGTCCGGCGTGTACGTGTACACCTCGGGCCAGCTCCCGATGGTGGCGGGCAAGCTCCCGGTGACCGGCAAGGTCGGCGCCGAGGTCACGCCGGAGGAGGCCAAGCAGCTCGCCGCCACCTGCGCGCTCAACGCCCTCGCGGCCGTGAAGTCGGTCGCCGGTGACCTCGACCGCATCAAGCGCGTCGTGAAGGTCGTCGGCTTCGTCGCCTCCGCCGCCGACTTCACCGGCCAGCCCGCCGTCATCAACGGCGCCAGCGAGCTGCTCGGCGAGATCCTCGGCGAGAAGGGCGTGCACGCCCGCAGCGCCGTCGGCGTGGCCGTGCTGCCGCTCGACGCGCCGGTCGAGGTCGAGGTCCAGGTCGAGCTCGTCGAGGCCTGA
- a CDS encoding DUF4177 domain-containing protein — MTKWEYVTVPLLVHATKQILDTWGEDGWELVQVVPGPNNPEQLVAYLKRAKS; from the coding sequence ATGACCAAGTGGGAGTACGTCACGGTGCCGCTTCTGGTGCACGCGACCAAGCAGATTCTGGACACCTGGGGCGAGGACGGCTGGGAGCTCGTCCAGGTCGTGCCCGGGCCGAACAACCCCGAGCAGCTCGTGGCCTACCTGAAGCGGGCCAAGTCGTGA